One part of the Nitrosophilus kaiyonis genome encodes these proteins:
- a CDS encoding thioredoxin domain-containing protein has translation MKKLFLLFFVLGAFLFAEHKYTNELIYEESPYLLQHAHNPVNWLPWGEKAFQKAKKEHKPIFLSIGYSTCHWCHVMEKESFENEEIAKIINENFVPIKVDKEERPDIDKFYQKVYQIMHNRSGGWPLTIILTEDLKPFFSATYLPPEDGYGVKGLKTVLPILAKAYKNERDYIEKRADAILTLMKKIENQEYVPVQLDFTIAKKFVMQAKEQYDKTYKGFSKRIKFPESSKIRALIDIYLITKDNDAFNMANDTLITMAKSGLYDQINGGFFRYTTDRKWQIPHFEKMLYTNAELIDVYSRMYKITKNPLFKKVVIETINEIDNRFKNKNSLYSSASDADTNGIEGGFFIFNYEKCLDYFLKNGFKKDETIKVLKYFGITEDGNIDGEYSNPYINEEIKISKDKIKKAKNLLKKIRETKEYPFIDKKIITSWNAMMIDAKLKSFFIDERFKKSALVSLDNLIKTMYINKNLYHQIKDKNIPTKKALLEDYAYLIKALITAYEVTLEKRYLILAEELQKKAKELFFKNGKWYLSVSKFKSVADLNDSYYTSPLAIMIHNLLKLSALKEDLKLLNDAKYIIDKNSALIFHNPIYYPEATRAVFREKLGDIVIKNSKNVLKKYLLDIAMLDYPYILVKSGDYKEFLACKIDTCFANNKEFNKIKEKIESILNPKTSKSDFEQKWGKRVINER, from the coding sequence ATGAAAAAACTGTTTTTACTTTTTTTTGTATTAGGTGCATTTCTCTTTGCTGAGCACAAATATACAAATGAGCTTATTTATGAAGAATCACCATATCTGCTTCAGCATGCTCACAATCCTGTAAATTGGCTGCCATGGGGAGAGAAAGCATTTCAAAAGGCAAAAAAAGAGCATAAGCCTATTTTTTTATCAATAGGGTATAGTACGTGTCATTGGTGCCATGTTATGGAAAAAGAGTCTTTTGAAAATGAAGAAATTGCAAAAATTATCAATGAAAACTTTGTTCCTATAAAGGTTGATAAAGAGGAAAGACCAGATATTGATAAGTTTTATCAAAAAGTATATCAGATTATGCATAATCGAAGTGGCGGATGGCCTTTAACAATAATACTTACAGAAGATTTAAAGCCATTTTTCTCTGCAACATATCTACCGCCTGAAGATGGATATGGTGTAAAGGGATTAAAAACAGTTTTGCCAATTTTAGCAAAGGCATATAAAAATGAGAGAGATTATATAGAAAAAAGAGCAGATGCAATCCTAACTCTTATGAAAAAGATAGAAAATCAAGAGTATGTACCAGTTCAGCTTGATTTTACAATAGCTAAAAAATTTGTAATGCAAGCAAAAGAGCAATATGACAAAACATATAAAGGATTTTCAAAAAGAATAAAATTTCCAGAATCAAGTAAAATAAGAGCTTTAATAGATATATATCTCATAACAAAAGATAACGATGCTTTTAATATGGCAAATGATACATTAATCACTATGGCAAAAAGTGGACTTTACGATCAGATAAATGGAGGTTTTTTTAGATATACAACAGATAGAAAATGGCAAATACCTCATTTTGAAAAGATGTTATATACTAATGCTGAGTTGATTGATGTATATTCAAGAATGTATAAAATTACTAAAAACCCTCTTTTTAAAAAAGTTGTAATTGAAACAATTAATGAGATAGATAATAGATTTAAAAATAAAAACTCATTATATTCTAGTGCAAGTGATGCTGATACTAATGGAATAGAGGGGGGATTTTTTATTTTTAATTATGAAAAGTGTTTGGATTATTTTTTAAAAAATGGTTTTAAAAAAGATGAGACAATAAAGGTTTTAAAATATTTTGGAATTACAGAGGATGGAAATATTGATGGAGAGTATTCTAATCCTTATATAAATGAAGAGATAAAAATTTCAAAAGATAAAATAAAAAAAGCTAAAAATCTTTTAAAAAAGATAAGAGAAACAAAAGAGTACCCTTTTATTGATAAAAAGATTATCACATCTTGGAATGCTATGATGATTGATGCAAAATTGAAAAGTTTTTTCATAGATGAGAGATTTAAAAAAAGTGCTCTTGTCTCTTTGGATAATCTAATAAAAACTATGTATATTAACAAAAATTTATATCACCAAATAAAAGATAAGAATATTCCTACTAAAAAAGCCCTTTTAGAAGATTATGCATATTTAATAAAAGCTTTAATAACTGCATATGAAGTAACATTGGAAAAAAGATATTTGATTTTAGCAGAGGAGTTACAAAAAAAAGCAAAAGAGCTATTTTTTAAAAATGGAAAATGGTATTTGAGTGTTTCAAAGTTTAAAAGTGTTGCAGATTTAAATGATAGTTACTATACTTCGCCTTTAGCTATTATGATACATAATCTTTTAAAGCTGTCTGCATTAAAAGAGGATTTAAAGCTTTTAAATGATGCAAAATATATAATAGATAAAAACTCTGCTCTAATTTTTCACAATCCAATATATTATCCAGAAGCAACAAGGGCTGTGTTTAGAGAAAAATTAGGAGATATAGTCATTAAAAATAGTAAAAATGTTTTGAAAAAATATCTATTAGATATTGCTATGCTTGATTATCCATACATATTAGTAAAGTCAGGAGATTATAAAGAGTTTTTGGCTTGTAAAATTGATACCTGTTTTGCAAACAATAAAGAGTTTAATAAGATAAAAGAAAAAATTGAGTCTATATTAAATCCAAAAACTTCGAAGTCGGACTTCGAACAAAAATGGGGTAAAAGAGTTATTAATGAAAGATAG
- the cmoA gene encoding carboxy-S-adenosyl-L-methionine synthase CmoA, giving the protein MKDRVFSKPIKKQFEFDEEVASVFDDMIARSVPFYKEVLDLVSTLVVKNSKEGSIVYDLGCSTGSTLIEIFSKSDKELNLIGLDNSSHMIERAKKKAKAYGAKIDFIKNDILDFNYKKADCFISNYTFQFIRPLKRDKLVKKIYDSLNDGGILIFSEKVISEDKILNKQLIDIYFDFKKKQGYSEFEIMQKREALENVLVPYSVKENEEMIKNAGFKYFETVFRWANFATFFARK; this is encoded by the coding sequence ATGAAAGATAGAGTATTTAGCAAACCAATAAAAAAACAGTTTGAGTTTGATGAAGAGGTTGCATCTGTATTTGATGATATGATAGCAAGATCTGTTCCATTTTATAAAGAGGTTTTAGATCTTGTTTCTACTTTGGTAGTAAAAAATTCTAAAGAGGGATCAATAGTCTATGATCTTGGATGTTCAACTGGATCAACTTTAATAGAAATTTTTTCAAAAAGTGATAAAGAGTTGAATTTGATAGGACTTGATAACTCTTCTCATATGATAGAAAGAGCAAAGAAAAAAGCAAAAGCTTATGGTGCAAAGATAGATTTTATAAAGAATGATATTTTAGATTTTAATTATAAAAAAGCTGACTGTTTTATTTCAAATTACACTTTTCAATTTATTAGACCATTGAAAAGAGATAAGCTTGTAAAAAAGATTTATGATTCTTTAAATGATGGTGGAATTTTGATTTTTAGTGAAAAGGTAATTAGTGAAGATAAGATTTTAAATAAGCAGCTTATAGATATATATTTTGATTTTAAGAAAAAACAAGGGTATAGCGAATTTGAGATAATGCAAAAAAGAGAAGCTTTAGAAAATGTTTTAGTTCCATATAGTGTAAAAGAGAATGAAGAGATGATAAAAAATGCAGGCTTTAAATATTTTGAAACAGTCTTTAGATGGGCAAATTTTGCAACATTTTTTGCTAGGAAATAG
- a CDS encoding GGDEF domain-containing protein: MNLKKRLNIFLALFVTAIVLPTVIILIISFREYSIKNATDKANIVANMVKDGLTSHMENGIMDKRDIFLSKIKRIKSVKELKILRSKSLEKQFGKGIESFQKIDEIEKEVLNSGKKRDNIIETKDSVFLKVVIPYIASAYDIPNCLKCHQAKEGEVLGAISMKFDITDIRKNSIVTITKVIFLIFIVSLLGLLVVNFYTKKYVEFFENLKNILQKAYKGDYTGRLEIFKDGEILEVSKWVNALLEKIENSLNCIKRSVNYFINIKTKGVDPLFSIQELVNELAAVYKFKNIIEKDKDRFQIYDRVIELLQNKFDLHNFIFYEIDKQANIRKIYYKNIEDEICSNANEDINLCRAYRTGDIIASDKYLHICEAAKNSDKFYLCIPLNITDDFSIVISFVTSAKDEYKRIKNAINNFKNYLEVSKNVIETKILLEELKDMSLKDRMTGAYNRRYLDIFVKKNIPQALRTKIPYSVMMLDIDYFKMVNDKYGHDIGDKVIKELVNSIANNIRESDIVIRFGGEEFLVLLHNCNKDNAKKVAEKISKDFKSKTIEVGGEKFNKTVSIGISEFPKDTKQFWQAIKFADMALYKAKESGRDRIFMYDENLFEKKDNY, encoded by the coding sequence ATGAACCTAAAAAAAAGATTAAATATATTTCTTGCCCTCTTTGTTACTGCTATAGTGCTGCCTACTGTTATTATTTTAATAATAAGTTTTAGGGAATATTCCATAAAAAATGCAACCGATAAAGCAAATATAGTTGCTAATATGGTAAAAGATGGTTTAACTTCTCATATGGAAAATGGGATAATGGATAAAAGAGATATATTTTTATCCAAAATAAAAAGAATAAAAAGTGTAAAAGAATTAAAAATACTTAGATCAAAATCTCTTGAAAAACAGTTTGGAAAAGGTATAGAAAGTTTCCAAAAAATAGATGAAATAGAAAAAGAGGTTTTAAATAGCGGTAAAAAAAGAGATAATATCATTGAAACAAAAGATTCTGTTTTTTTAAAAGTTGTTATTCCTTACATTGCTTCAGCATATGATATCCCTAACTGTTTAAAATGTCATCAGGCTAAAGAGGGAGAAGTTTTAGGTGCAATTAGTATGAAGTTTGATATTACAGATATAAGAAAAAACTCTATTGTCACAATAACAAAAGTTATATTTTTAATATTTATTGTTTCTTTATTAGGATTATTGGTTGTTAATTTTTATACAAAAAAATATGTGGAATTTTTTGAAAATTTAAAAAATATTTTACAAAAAGCATATAAAGGAGATTATACTGGAAGGTTAGAGATTTTTAAAGATGGAGAGATCTTAGAGGTAAGTAAATGGGTAAATGCTTTGCTTGAAAAAATTGAAAATAGCTTAAATTGTATAAAGAGAAGTGTGAATTATTTTATCAATATAAAAACAAAAGGTGTTGACCCTCTTTTTTCCATACAAGAGCTTGTCAACGAGTTAGCTGCAGTCTATAAATTTAAAAATATTATAGAAAAAGATAAAGATAGATTCCAGATTTATGATAGAGTAATAGAATTATTACAAAATAAGTTTGATTTACATAACTTTATATTTTATGAAATAGATAAGCAGGCAAATATTAGAAAAATCTATTATAAAAATATTGAAGATGAGATTTGTAGCAATGCAAATGAAGATATAAATTTATGCAGAGCATATAGAACTGGAGATATTATTGCATCAGATAAATATTTGCATATTTGTGAAGCTGCAAAGAATAGTGATAAATTTTATCTTTGTATTCCATTAAATATAACAGATGATTTTTCTATTGTTATATCATTTGTAACTTCAGCTAAAGATGAATATAAAAGAATAAAAAATGCAATAAATAACTTTAAAAATTATCTAGAAGTATCTAAAAATGTAATAGAAACTAAAATTTTATTGGAAGAGTTAAAAGATATGAGTTTAAAAGATAGAATGACTGGTGCTTATAATAGAAGATATTTAGATATTTTTGTGAAAAAAAATATTCCACAGGCTTTAAGAACAAAAATTCCATATTCAGTTATGATGTTAGATATTGACTATTTTAAAATGGTTAATGACAAATATGGACATGATATTGGAGACAAAGTTATAAAGGAGTTAGTAAATAGTATAGCAAATAATATTAGAGAATCTGATATTGTAATTAGATTTGGCGGTGAAGAGTTTTTGGTGTTACTGCATAATTGTAATAAAGATAACGCTAAAAAAGTTGCTGAAAAGATTAGTAAAGATTTTAAATCTAAAACTATAGAAGTTGGAGGTGAAAAATTTAATAAAACAGTAAGTATTGGGATATCAGAATTTCCAAAAGATACAAAACAGTTTTGGCAAGCTATAAAATTTGCAGATATGGCTTTATATAAGGCTAAAGAGAGTGGAAGAGATAGAATTTTTATGTATGATGAGAATTTATTTGAGAAAAAAGATAATTATTGA
- a CDS encoding DHH family phosphoesterase gives MKLYHLSHTDLDGYGCQLITNQIFEKIEFFNANYGDEVLVRINQILNSLKKEEKNFILITDLNLTLEESKYLDEKVAEYKNDGYNIELQLLDHHGSGLESAEKFNWYFLDITRSASKITYDFFNKKGFDLKNISKLIDAINSLDIWLENDELFEYGKVLMRLIDEAKEINRYMFPNINISYKHYVLLNSIEYLDKKDGHIILDDNIYKLKKSFFQKDKKDTLDNLVTEYIVEILTQRKDNMSIYYKGHKGILTFGIQNSSIVGNGFLRKNPDFHFFMNINSRGTFSLRANNQMDVSKMAYEIAGGGGHPNASGGKIKNFKEQFIYSELKSFIEELLKSKEEQ, from the coding sequence TTGAAACTATACCACTTATCGCATACAGACCTTGATGGATATGGATGCCAACTTATTACTAATCAAATTTTTGAAAAAATAGAATTTTTTAATGCAAATTATGGTGATGAGGTATTAGTTAGAATCAATCAAATCTTAAACAGTTTAAAAAAAGAGGAAAAAAATTTTATCTTGATAACTGATTTAAATTTAACATTAGAAGAATCAAAATATTTAGATGAAAAAGTAGCTGAATATAAAAATGATGGTTATAACATAGAGTTACAACTATTAGATCACCATGGATCTGGACTTGAAAGTGCCGAGAAATTTAACTGGTATTTTTTAGATATTACAAGGTCTGCTTCTAAAATAACTTATGATTTTTTTAATAAAAAAGGATTTGATCTCAAAAATATTTCTAAATTAATAGATGCAATAAATAGTTTAGATATTTGGCTTGAAAATGATGAGCTATTTGAGTATGGAAAAGTATTAATGAGGCTTATTGATGAAGCAAAAGAGATAAATAGATATATGTTTCCTAATATCAATATATCCTATAAACATTATGTTCTTTTAAATTCAATAGAATATTTAGATAAAAAAGATGGTCATATAATTTTAGATGACAATATTTATAAATTAAAAAAGAGTTTTTTCCAAAAAGATAAAAAAGATACTTTAGACAATCTTGTAACAGAATATATTGTCGAAATTCTTACACAAAGAAAAGATAATATGAGTATCTATTATAAAGGTCATAAAGGGATTTTAACATTTGGTATTCAAAATAGCTCTATAGTTGGAAATGGATTTTTAAGAAAAAATCCTGATTTTCACTTTTTTATGAATATAAATAGCAGAGGAACTTTTAGCCTAAGAGCAAATAACCAGATGGATGTTTCAAAAATGGCTTACGAAATAGCAGGTGGTGGAGGACATCCTAATGCTAGTGGTGGAAAAATAAAAAATTTTAAAGAACAATTTATATATAGTGAGCTAAAATCATTTATAGAAGAACTGTTAAAATCAAAGGAAGAACAATGA
- a CDS encoding RrF2 family transcriptional regulator codes for MLFTRATEYALLSLILIARRNEPVGADTLSKQLDIPKSFLAKILQNLAKRGILKSFKGATGGFILSRPPNKLSIKEIAQAAEGKNISVFDCSPAQECCPSNKGSFCTLWPFLNKLQNKIDKYLEELTLQDLLE; via the coding sequence ATGCTATTTACAAGAGCTACTGAATATGCACTTTTGTCATTAATATTAATTGCAAGACGAAATGAACCAGTTGGCGCAGATACACTATCAAAACAGTTAGACATTCCAAAAAGCTTTCTGGCAAAAATTTTACAAAATCTTGCAAAAAGAGGAATTTTAAAATCCTTCAAAGGTGCAACTGGTGGTTTTATTCTTTCTAGACCTCCAAATAAATTATCTATTAAAGAGATAGCACAAGCAGCTGAAGGGAAAAATATCAGTGTATTTGACTGTTCACCTGCACAAGAATGCTGTCCAAGTAATAAAGGCAGTTTTTGTACATTATGGCCATTTTTAAATAAGCTTCAAAATAAAATCGATAAATATTTAGAAGAATTAACCCTACAAGATCTTTTAGAATAA
- the rpsO gene encoding 30S ribosomal protein S15: MALDSAKKQEIIAKFASSENDTGSPAVQIALLTERIKYLTEHLKEHKKDHSSRLGLLKLVGQRKRLLRYLKRKDYDKYQEVITALNIRG, translated from the coding sequence ATGGCTTTGGATTCGGCGAAGAAACAAGAAATCATCGCTAAATTTGCATCAAGTGAGAATGATACAGGCTCACCTGCAGTACAAATTGCTCTTTTAACTGAAAGAATTAAATATCTTACAGAACATTTAAAAGAGCATAAAAAAGACCATTCATCAAGATTAGGATTACTTAAACTTGTTGGTCAAAGAAAAAGACTTCTTAGATATTTAAAAAGAAAAGATTATGATAAGTATCAAGAAGTTATAACTGCTCTAAATATTAGAGGTTAA
- a CDS encoding HrcA family transcriptional regulator, translated as MIDKKVLILETIIKEYIKNPTPVSSKHLQSKLNIKISSATIRNYFKKMVEEGELEQLHISSGRIPAIKTLKNYWKNVLKDKKDLKIENSSNIKESTKKFNIFCEYKFYEPNRLKSVINFKDRFIILEFENSEFIIEYNEPIYRFFKEFLGNEVSDLVKICRQIGLTTLSKKLNAVSNEDIISEGIEELLDIVAKNREWGNKNIKAILDGIILDDLKPGIYFEEVVPTGYLAYNTNAQIEKKDAKMLCIGHLSRDYEKFFNNLTKE; from the coding sequence ATGATTGATAAAAAAGTTCTAATTTTAGAAACTATTATAAAAGAGTATATAAAAAATCCAACGCCTGTTAGTTCAAAACATTTACAATCTAAATTAAATATAAAAATATCTTCAGCAACTATAAGAAACTATTTTAAAAAAATGGTAGAAGAGGGTGAATTAGAACAGCTGCATATAAGTAGCGGCCGAATTCCTGCAATTAAAACTTTAAAAAATTACTGGAAAAATGTTTTAAAAGATAAAAAAGATTTAAAAATAGAAAATTCTTCTAATATTAAAGAGTCAACTAAAAAATTTAATATTTTTTGTGAGTATAAGTTTTATGAGCCAAATAGATTAAAAAGTGTTATTAATTTTAAAGATAGATTTATTATATTGGAATTTGAAAATAGTGAATTTATTATAGAGTATAATGAGCCAATATATAGATTTTTTAAAGAGTTTTTGGGAAATGAGGTATCTGATCTTGTAAAGATATGTAGACAAATTGGATTAACTACTCTATCTAAAAAGTTAAATGCAGTATCAAACGAAGACATAATATCTGAAGGGATAGAAGAACTTTTGGATATTGTGGCAAAAAATAGAGAATGGGGCAATAAAAATATAAAAGCTATTTTAGATGGAATAATACTTGATGATTTAAAGCCTGGAATATATTTTGAAGAGGTCGTTCCAACTGGTTATCTTGCATATAATACAAACGCCCAAATAGAGAAAAAAGATGCAAAAATGCTTTGTATAGGTCATTTATCAAGAGATTATGAAAAATTTTTTAATAATTTAACAAAGGAGTAG
- the grpE gene encoding nucleotide exchange factor GrpE, which yields MAEEKKNIQEENVEKAKEVEVENKEKPSKLEELKEKLKECEDRYVRVHADFENSKKRLEKEKIQAIEYALEKFAQDLLPALDSLDMALAAVNQENLKAEEAVEKLKEGIKLTIEQFIKAFNKHGIEVIEIEEGSEFNPHLHEALLQVDDAGKKAGEIVQVIQKGYKYKERVLRPAKVSVAK from the coding sequence ATGGCAGAAGAGAAAAAAAATATACAAGAGGAAAACGTAGAAAAAGCTAAAGAAGTTGAAGTAGAAAATAAAGAGAAACCCTCTAAATTAGAAGAGTTAAAAGAAAAATTAAAAGAGTGTGAAGATAGATATGTTAGAGTTCATGCAGATTTTGAAAATAGTAAAAAAAGGCTTGAGAAGGAAAAGATTCAAGCAATTGAATATGCTTTAGAGAAATTTGCTCAAGACCTTTTGCCAGCACTTGATAGTCTTGATATGGCATTAGCTGCTGTAAATCAAGAGAATTTAAAAGCTGAGGAGGCTGTTGAAAAACTAAAAGAGGGTATAAAACTTACAATTGAGCAATTCATTAAAGCTTTTAATAAACATGGAATTGAGGTTATAGAAATAGAAGAGGGAAGCGAATTCAACCCTCATCTTCATGAAGCCCTCTTACAAGTAGATGATGCTGGGAAGAAAGCTGGAGAAATAGTTCAAGTTATTCAAAAAGGTTATAAATATAAAGAGAGAGTACTTAGGCCAGCTAAAGTAAGTGTGGCTAAATAG
- the dnaK gene encoding molecular chaperone DnaK, producing the protein MGKVLGIDLGTTNSCMAIYEGKEAKVIPNKEGKNTTPSVVAFTDKGEVLVGDPAKRQMVTNPTRTIYSVKRIMGLMCNEEKAKEAEKRLPYKIVDRNGACAVEVEGKVYTPQEISSKILMKLKADAESYLGEEITEAVITVPAYFNDAQRKATKEAGIIAGLNVLRIINEPTSAALAYGLDKKEAEKIVVYDLGGGTFDVTILETGDNVVEVLATGGDAFLGGDDFDNRIIDWLVEEFKAETGIDLKQDVMALQRLKEAAENAKKELSSATETEINLPFITADQTGPKHLVKKLTRAKFEGMIEDLVNKTITKCEEVLKDSGLSKNEVNEVVMVGGSTRIPLVQQKVKEFFGKELNKSVNPDEVVAVGAAIQGAVLKGEVKDVLLLDVVPLSLGIETLGGVMTKLIEKGTTIPTKKTQIFSTAEDNQPAVTIHVLQGERELAKDNKSLGTFTLEGIPPAPRGVPQIEVTFDIDANGILTVTAKDKATGKEQQIKITGTSGLSEEEIERMVKEAEAHKEEDRKRRELIEAKNQADALAYQTEKSLKEAGDAISADEKAQIEKALNELKEALKDENVTKEQIEAKVQALTQVSHKLAEAMYKKEQSQAQGGAQAGAGESKKGGGEEDVIDAEVE; encoded by the coding sequence ATGGGAAAAGTTTTAGGTATAGATTTAGGTACAACAAACTCATGTATGGCAATTTATGAAGGAAAAGAAGCAAAAGTTATTCCAAATAAAGAGGGTAAAAATACAACTCCATCTGTTGTTGCTTTTACAGATAAAGGAGAAGTTTTAGTTGGTGATCCAGCTAAAAGACAGATGGTAACAAACCCAACAAGAACTATATATTCAGTTAAAAGAATTATGGGTTTAATGTGTAATGAAGAAAAGGCTAAAGAAGCAGAAAAAAGACTTCCATATAAAATTGTTGATAGAAATGGAGCATGTGCAGTTGAAGTAGAAGGAAAAGTTTATACTCCACAAGAGATTAGCTCTAAAATTTTGATGAAATTAAAAGCTGATGCAGAAAGTTATCTAGGTGAAGAGATAACTGAAGCTGTTATTACTGTTCCTGCTTACTTTAATGATGCTCAAAGAAAAGCTACTAAAGAGGCTGGAATCATTGCTGGACTTAATGTTTTAAGAATTATAAATGAGCCAACAAGTGCAGCTTTAGCATATGGACTTGATAAAAAAGAGGCAGAAAAAATAGTAGTATATGACCTTGGCGGTGGTACATTTGATGTTACTATTCTTGAAACTGGTGATAATGTTGTTGAAGTTTTAGCAACTGGTGGTGATGCATTTTTAGGTGGAGATGATTTTGATAATAGAATAATTGATTGGTTAGTTGAAGAGTTCAAAGCTGAAACTGGAATCGATTTAAAACAAGATGTTATGGCTCTTCAAAGATTGAAAGAGGCAGCAGAAAATGCAAAAAAAGAGCTTTCAAGTGCAACAGAAACTGAAATAAATTTACCATTTATTACAGCAGATCAAACTGGGCCAAAACACCTTGTTAAAAAATTAACAAGAGCTAAATTTGAAGGAATGATAGAGGATTTAGTAAATAAAACCATTACAAAATGTGAAGAGGTTCTTAAAGATTCTGGACTATCAAAAAATGAAGTTAATGAAGTTGTTATGGTTGGAGGATCAACAAGAATTCCTCTTGTTCAACAAAAAGTTAAAGAATTTTTTGGCAAAGAGTTAAATAAATCTGTAAACCCAGATGAGGTTGTTGCTGTTGGTGCAGCAATTCAAGGAGCTGTACTTAAAGGTGAAGTAAAAGATGTATTGCTTCTTGATGTTGTTCCACTTAGCCTTGGAATTGAAACACTTGGCGGAGTAATGACAAAACTTATTGAAAAAGGTACAACTATACCAACTAAGAAAACACAAATATTTAGTACAGCTGAAGATAATCAGCCAGCAGTTACTATACATGTATTGCAAGGTGAAAGAGAACTTGCAAAAGATAATAAATCTCTTGGTACATTTACACTTGAAGGTATTCCACCAGCCCCAAGAGGAGTACCACAAATTGAAGTAACTTTTGATATTGATGCAAATGGTATCTTAACTGTTACAGCTAAAGATAAAGCGACAGGTAAAGAGCAACAAATCAAAATCACTGGAACAAGTGGTTTAAGTGAAGAAGAGATTGAAAGAATGGTAAAAGAGGCTGAAGCTCATAAAGAAGAAGATAGAAAAAGAAGAGAGTTGATTGAAGCAAAAAATCAAGCTGATGCACTAGCTTATCAAACAGAAAAAAGCTTAAAAGAGGCTGGTGATGCAATTAGTGCAGATGAGAAAGCTCAAATAGAAAAAGCACTAAATGAGCTTAAAGAAGCGTTAAAAGATGAAAATGTAACAAAAGAGCAAATTGAAGCAAAAGTACAAGCTTTAACTCAAGTTAGTCATAAACTTGCAGAAGCTATGTATAAAAAAGAGCAAAGTCAAGCTCAAGGCGGAGCACAAGCAGGAGCAGGCGAAAGTAAAAAAGGTGGCGGCGAAGAAGACGTAATTGACGCTGAAGTTGAATAA
- a CDS encoding DNA-deoxyinosine glycosylase, with amino-acid sequence MPKLSHPFKPIIDKNSKILILGSFPSQDSFKNSFYYGHKFNQFWKLISAIFEENEPKTVEEKISFLKNHHIALWDMAKECRRVNSSDSNLKEIKVNDIESLVKEYPNIKAIFFTGRLAQKLYEKHFSHLNIPTYYLPSPSPAYRKMSFEEKLKKWEIIKDILNKR; translated from the coding sequence ATGCCAAAATTATCACATCCTTTTAAACCAATAATTGATAAAAACTCTAAAATTTTAATACTTGGCTCTTTTCCAAGCCAAGACTCATTTAAAAACTCTTTCTATTATGGTCATAAATTTAATCAATTTTGGAAACTAATATCTGCAATTTTTGAAGAGAATGAGCCAAAAACAGTAGAGGAGAAGATATCCTTTTTAAAAAATCATCATATTGCTCTTTGGGATATGGCAAAAGAGTGTAGAAGAGTAAACTCTTCTGATAGTAATCTAAAAGAGATAAAAGTAAATGATATAGAGTCTTTAGTAAAAGAGTATCCAAATATAAAGGCAATATTTTTTACTGGAAGATTAGCTCAAAAACTATATGAAAAACACTTTTCTCACCTAAATATTCCTACATATTATCTTCCTTCACCATCTCCAGCATATAGAAAGATGAGTTTTGAAGAGAAACTTAAAAAATGGGAAATTATTAAAGATATATTAAATAAAAGATAG
- the msrA gene encoding peptide-methionine (S)-S-oxide reductase MsrA, translating to MIEEAIVGGGCFWCLEAIFKRVKGVIEVESGYCGGKRENPTYEQVCSGATGHVEVVKIRFDNEKISYKDILEIFFSIHDPTQLNRQGADIGTQYRSVIFPLNEKQEEIAKEMIKKLNPIFNNKIVTRIEPLKAFYKAEDYHQNYYDNHPYQGYCQVVISPKIEKFKKDFKEYLNG from the coding sequence ATGATTGAAGAAGCGATAGTTGGCGGAGGATGCTTTTGGTGTTTAGAAGCTATATTTAAAAGAGTTAAAGGAGTAATTGAAGTAGAAAGCGGTTACTGCGGTGGCAAAAGAGAAAATCCGACATATGAGCAGGTTTGCAGCGGAGCAACTGGCCACGTAGAAGTAGTTAAAATCAGATTTGATAATGAGAAAATAAGCTATAAAGATATTTTAGAAATTTTCTTTTCTATACATGACCCAACTCAGCTAAATCGTCAAGGCGCAGATATTGGAACACAATATAGAAGCGTTATTTTTCCACTTAATGAAAAGCAAGAAGAGATTGCAAAAGAGATGATCAAAAAATTAAATCCAATATTCAATAATAAAATAGTAACAAGAATTGAGCCACTTAAAGCTTTTTATAAAGCAGAAGATTATCATCAAAACTACTATGATAATCATCCATATCAAGGCTATTGCCAGGTTGTAATTTCACCAAAAATAGAAAAATTTAAAAAAGATTTTAAAGAGTACTTAAATGGTTAA